The following proteins come from a genomic window of Solea solea chromosome 3, fSolSol10.1, whole genome shotgun sequence:
- the adm2a gene encoding protein ADM2a, whose protein sequence is MRSLLPLTVYCISLVSLQQLKALPAQERPDSNRLGVFTKLINKREEKAMAPGSQSDVATPSPAPSQYPKWLESFLGHPPAAGVRISSPGLAWLKKASQKTGRALRVRRHAHSGLRGGHHPHHPQLMRVGCVLGTCQVQNLSHRLYQLIGQNGRENSSPINPRSPHSYG, encoded by the exons ATGCGGTCTCTTCTCCCGCTCACTGTGTATTGCATCAGCCTGGTCTCCCTCCAGCAGCTGAAGGCTCTGCCGGCTCAGGAGCGTCCCGACAGCAACAG gTTGGGCGTCTTCACTAAGCTCATCAacaagagggaggagaaggCCATGGCGCCAGGATCACAGTCTGATGTTGCGACTCCCTCCCCAGCCCCCAGCCAATACCCAAAATGGCTGGAAAGTTTCCTTGGACACCCCCCGGCCGCAGGAGTGAGAATTTCCTCACCAGGCCTGGCATGGCTCAAAAAAGCTTCGCAGAAAACGGGGAGGGCACTGAGAGTTCGCCGCCATGCCCACTCAGGTTTACGAGGGGGCCACCACCCACATCATCCCCAGTTGATGAGAGTGGGTTGCGTCCTGGGAACCTGCCAAGTGCAGAACCTCAGCCATCGGCTCTATCAACTCATCGGTCAAAATGGCAGAGAAAACTCGTCCCCCATTAACCCCAGAAGCCCCCACAGTTATGGATGA
- the LOC131457043 gene encoding suppressor of Mek1-like isoform X3 — protein sequence MGVDAENYTQLMYFLQHGEGPNDNEVQGIEDSDDILVIDEEELVDHGAANDYAAPVGNDSDVVIIDDSEDDDIEDNNNDNSDNISVTEENNEDPVNNDDFCNNAQDDSGDVSDENAEDADLSGQVDFYLNVEEADTLLEGYRIMSRKDEELRLWAEFDDTDNDKDVDSYNSGDNDETTVKSPVKNTGYESEDAERDQPSKHERDDKRINQKSCYELCDNFDTSTNIDVANTNVDVAKDEGAACKDVKQPLEEEPTEPKPRKRSRKRKHIEPNRDTLDRNLFRHQELPSFYYDSDSD from the coding sequence ATGGGAGTAGATGCAGAAAACTACACGCAGCTTATGTACTTTTTACAACATGGCGAAGGACCCAACGATAACGAAGTCCAAGGCATAGAAGACAGCGATGATATCCTAGTCATTGATGAGGAGGAACTTGTTGACCACGGCGCTGCCAATGATTATGCAGCTCCTGTTGGCAATGACTCTGATGTCGTCATCATTGATGACAGTGAAGATGACGACATAGAAGACAACAATAATGACAACAGTGACAACATCAGTGTTACCGAAGAAAACAATGAAGACCCTGTCAATAATGATGACTTCTGCAACAATGCTCAAGATGACAgtggtgatgtcagtgatgagaATGCAGAAGATGCTGATCTAAGTGGTCAGGTTGACTTTTACCTTAACGTAGAAGAAGCTGACACCCTGCTTGAAGGATACAGGATCATGTCCAGAAAAGACGAGGAGTTGAGGTTGTGGGCTGAGTTTGATGACACTGACAATGACAAAGACGTGGACAGCTATAACTCTGGAGATAATGATGAGACAACTGTCAAAAGTCCAGTGAAAAATACAGGTTACGAGTCTGAGGATGCCGAACGAGACCAGCCAAGCAAGCATGAAAGAGATGACAAGAGAATAAACCAAAAATCCTGTTATGAGTTGTGTGACAACTTTGACACTAGCACCAATATAGATGTGGCCAACACAAATGTAGATGTGGCTAAAGATGAGGGTGCTGCATGTAAGGATGTCAAACAGCCGTTGGAGGAGGAACCTACAGAGCCAAAACCACGAAAGAGGTCTCGAAAGAGGAAACACATCGAACCAAACCGGGATACTTTAGACAGGAATTTATTCAGACATCAAGAGCTACCAAGTTTTTATTATGATTCTGACAGTGACTGA
- the LOC131457043 gene encoding suppressor of Mek1-like isoform X1 gives MLDGRSKSQGNEDALRGPEIYLYPRGEQPTANQLSNDAIDWLNVQWTMGVDAENYTQLMYFLQHGEGPNDNEVQGIEDSDDILVIDEEELVDHGAANDYAAPVGNDSDVVIIDDSEDDDIEDNNNDNSDNISVTEENNEDPVNNDDFCNNAQDDSGDVSDENAEDADLSGQVDFYLNVEEADTLLEGYRIMSRKDEELRLWAEFDDTDNDKDVDSYNSGDNDETTVKSPVKNTGYESEDAERDQPSKHERDDKRINQKSCYELCDNFDTSTNIDVANTNVDVAKDEGAACKDVKQPLEEEPTEPKPRKRSRKRKHIEPNRDTLDRNLFRHQELPSFYYDSDSD, from the exons ATGTTAGATGGAAGGAGCAAATCCCAAGGTAATGAAGATGCACTAAGAG GTCCAGAGATTTACCTTTACCCTAGAGGAGAGCAGCCAACAGCTAACCAGCTTAGCAACGACGCGATAGATTGGCTGAATGTCCAGTGGACAATGGGAGTAGATGCAGAAAACTACACGCAGCTTATGTACTTTTTACAACATGGCGAAGGACCCAACGATAACGAAGTCCAAGGCATAGAAGACAGCGATGATATCCTAGTCATTGATGAGGAGGAACTTGTTGACCACGGCGCTGCCAATGATTATGCAGCTCCTGTTGGCAATGACTCTGATGTCGTCATCATTGATGACAGTGAAGATGACGACATAGAAGACAACAATAATGACAACAGTGACAACATCAGTGTTACCGAAGAAAACAATGAAGACCCTGTCAATAATGATGACTTCTGCAACAATGCTCAAGATGACAgtggtgatgtcagtgatgagaATGCAGAAGATGCTGATCTAAGTGGTCAGGTTGACTTTTACCTTAACGTAGAAGAAGCTGACACCCTGCTTGAAGGATACAGGATCATGTCCAGAAAAGACGAGGAGTTGAGGTTGTGGGCTGAGTTTGATGACACTGACAATGACAAAGACGTGGACAGCTATAACTCTGGAGATAATGATGAGACAACTGTCAAAAGTCCAGTGAAAAATACAGGTTACGAGTCTGAGGATGCCGAACGAGACCAGCCAAGCAAGCATGAAAGAGATGACAAGAGAATAAACCAAAAATCCTGTTATGAGTTGTGTGACAACTTTGACACTAGCACCAATATAGATGTGGCCAACACAAATGTAGATGTGGCTAAAGATGAGGGTGCTGCATGTAAGGATGTCAAACAGCCGTTGGAGGAGGAACCTACAGAGCCAAAACCACGAAAGAGGTCTCGAAAGAGGAAACACATCGAACCAAACCGGGATACTTTAGACAGGAATTTATTCAGACATCAAGAGCTACCAAGTTTTTATTATGATTCTGACAGTGACTGA
- the LOC131457043 gene encoding suppressor of Mek1-like isoform X2, which yields MDGRGDGEHVGPNRPEIYLYPRGEQPTANQLSNDAIDWLNVQWTMGVDAENYTQLMYFLQHGEGPNDNEVQGIEDSDDILVIDEEELVDHGAANDYAAPVGNDSDVVIIDDSEDDDIEDNNNDNSDNISVTEENNEDPVNNDDFCNNAQDDSGDVSDENAEDADLSGQVDFYLNVEEADTLLEGYRIMSRKDEELRLWAEFDDTDNDKDVDSYNSGDNDETTVKSPVKNTGYESEDAERDQPSKHERDDKRINQKSCYELCDNFDTSTNIDVANTNVDVAKDEGAACKDVKQPLEEEPTEPKPRKRSRKRKHIEPNRDTLDRNLFRHQELPSFYYDSDSD from the exons ATGGATGGGCGTGGAGATGGAGAGCATGTAGGTCCTAATC GTCCAGAGATTTACCTTTACCCTAGAGGAGAGCAGCCAACAGCTAACCAGCTTAGCAACGACGCGATAGATTGGCTGAATGTCCAGTGGACAATGGGAGTAGATGCAGAAAACTACACGCAGCTTATGTACTTTTTACAACATGGCGAAGGACCCAACGATAACGAAGTCCAAGGCATAGAAGACAGCGATGATATCCTAGTCATTGATGAGGAGGAACTTGTTGACCACGGCGCTGCCAATGATTATGCAGCTCCTGTTGGCAATGACTCTGATGTCGTCATCATTGATGACAGTGAAGATGACGACATAGAAGACAACAATAATGACAACAGTGACAACATCAGTGTTACCGAAGAAAACAATGAAGACCCTGTCAATAATGATGACTTCTGCAACAATGCTCAAGATGACAgtggtgatgtcagtgatgagaATGCAGAAGATGCTGATCTAAGTGGTCAGGTTGACTTTTACCTTAACGTAGAAGAAGCTGACACCCTGCTTGAAGGATACAGGATCATGTCCAGAAAAGACGAGGAGTTGAGGTTGTGGGCTGAGTTTGATGACACTGACAATGACAAAGACGTGGACAGCTATAACTCTGGAGATAATGATGAGACAACTGTCAAAAGTCCAGTGAAAAATACAGGTTACGAGTCTGAGGATGCCGAACGAGACCAGCCAAGCAAGCATGAAAGAGATGACAAGAGAATAAACCAAAAATCCTGTTATGAGTTGTGTGACAACTTTGACACTAGCACCAATATAGATGTGGCCAACACAAATGTAGATGTGGCTAAAGATGAGGGTGCTGCATGTAAGGATGTCAAACAGCCGTTGGAGGAGGAACCTACAGAGCCAAAACCACGAAAGAGGTCTCGAAAGAGGAAACACATCGAACCAAACCGGGATACTTTAGACAGGAATTTATTCAGACATCAAGAGCTACCAAGTTTTTATTATGATTCTGACAGTGACTGA